One genomic window of Medicago truncatula cultivar Jemalong A17 chromosome 1, MtrunA17r5.0-ANR, whole genome shotgun sequence includes the following:
- the LOC25485770 gene encoding small RNA degrading nuclease 1 has protein sequence MDEKIDTAEKKVLVDIVKLVQKKGMKGKMGDWKEFLNSNDKKFGAGMSDPSKRSHEVLAAFLKTFSKDEDLKFFGNIMRHHSNQYTLERLKDRSQDSPEQRLVQVTLQHPMYPMDYSLPSIDEGWLVINLKKKAKGIKSTTMVAVDCEMVLCEDGTEALVKVCVVDHNLEVKLHKLVKPEKAIKDYKTEITGVSAQDLETVTCSLADIQKSMKKLLYNGTILVGHSLYNDLRVLKLDYVRVVDTAYIFQPLDGSIHRRPSLNSLCQSVLGYEVRKKGASHDCLDDACATMKLVLAKIKHGVDKPFPLTLVQEPVSESEMSKLLIHRIPTTVNTEALHEIVPGDFTIERKPSRNGQGDKYSALAIFKNQREAHDAYENVQGSQTKDSNGRLQKLVTCRLSTGMSVSLFVRKMGIDDHHKKMPSKRDLPEGEMVDVPENKKVKMDPEVEKDAYLKQIEALNQRLKESELEIESLREQLRKKDLQVDDSKEVKVDHEIEKDAHLKEIEALNQRLKESEAEIESSREQLRKKDFEITALHKMVANIQKRQKPKK, from the exons ATGGATGAGAAGATTGACACCGCGGAAAAGAAG GTGTTGGTTGATATTGTAAAATTGGTACAAAAGAAAGGCATGAAGGGTAAAATGGGAGACTGGAAGGAATTCCTGAACAGCAATGATAAAAAATTTGGGGCAGGTATGAGTGATCCATCAAAGAGGTCCCATGAGGTTTTGGCTGCATTTCTAAAGACATTCTCAAAGGATGAGGATTTGAAG TTTTTTGGTAACATCATGCGGCATCATTCAAATCAATACACATTAGAGCGACTGAAAGATAGATCTCAGGATTCCCCTGAGCAg AGGCTAGTCCAAGTAACTCTCCAGCACCCTATGTATCCAATGGATTATTCGCTGCCATCTATTGATGAG GGATGGTTAGTGATAAACCTTAAGAAAAAGGCCAAGGGGATAAAATCTACCACAATGGTTGCTGTTGATTGTGAAATGGTTCTCTGTGAAGATGGGACTGAAGCTTTGGTCAAAGTCTGTGTTGTAGATCACAATTTAGAG GTCAAATTACACAAACTTGTTAAACCGGAGAAAGCAATCAAAGACTACAAAACAGAGATTACCGGTGTCTCTGCTCAAGATCTAGAGACAGTGACTTGCTCCTTAGCTGATATACAG AAATCGATGAAGAAGTTGTTATACAATGGAACCATATTAGTTGGACACAGTTTATATAATGATCTACGTG TGCTGAAGCTTGATTATGTTAGAGTGGTCGACACTGCATACATCTTCCAACCCTTGGATGGCTCTATTCACAGGAGACCTTCGTTGAATAGTTTGTGTCAG TCTGTTTTGGGCTATGAAGTTCGGAAAAAGGGTGCTTCGCATGATTGTCTAGATGATGCATGTGCAACAATGAAACTTGTTCTTGCAAAGATCAAACATGGTGTTGATAAGCCATTTCCATTAACATTGGTTCAAGAGCCT GTTTCAGAAAGTGAGATGTCGAAGCTGCTTATTCACAGAATACCAACCACTGTGAACACTGAAGCACTACACGAAATTGTTCCTGGAGACTTCACAATAGAACGGAAG CCTTCCAGAAACGGTCAAGGAGATAAGTATTCTGCCTTAGCTATTTTTAAGAACCAACGAGAGGCACATGATGCATATGAAAATGTCCAAGGCAGCCAAACAAAG GACTCAAATGGGCGTCTACAGAAACTTGTCACATGTCGGCTGAGTACGGGCATGAGTGTCAGTTTATTTGTTCGGAAAATGGGAATTGAtgatcaccacaaaaaaatgcCATCTAAGAGAGATTTACCAGAGGGCGAGATGGTTGATGTTCCCGAgaacaagaaagtaaaaatgGATCCTGAAGTTGAAAAGGATGCCTACTTGAAACAGATTGAAGCACTGAATCAACGATTGAAAGAGAGTGAGTTGGAGATTGAATCATTGAGAGAACAGTTGAGGAAAAAGGACTTACAAGTGGATGATTCCAAGGAAGTAAAAGTGGATCATGAAATTGAAAAGGATGCCCACTTGAAAGAGATTGAAGCACTGAATCAACGATTGAAAGAAAGTGAAGCGGAGATTGAATCATCGAGGGAACAGTTGAGAAAAAAGGACTTTGAAATTACTGCTCTGCATAAAATGGTAGCTAACATACAAAAAAGGCAAAAACCTAAAAAGTAG
- the LOC25482189 gene encoding probable pre-mRNA-splicing factor ATP-dependent RNA helicase DEAH5, which produces MGSDIPQDGLKKLEYLSLVSKVCTELESHTGTGDKVLAEFITDLGHSSNSVEEFDAKLKENGAEMPDYFVRTLLTIIHAILPPKPKKQRENLKENANSNTKFKALAISDDRGRAEKLREEIEIEAREKQKPPMEDDDGYRDRDRRDRHRDRYDRRGNDRDRDRRERDDKRGSDRDRGDRRDRDDTRGNARDRDRYEKDDKRRDDRDRDRYERDDKRGNDRDRDRDRDWYERRRRDEYEEDEGGREENGGDEKGRGGRDTRRGGGSGEPELYMVYKGRISRVMDTGCFVSLDEFRGKEGLVHVSQMATRKIANAKEVVKRDQQVYVKVISVSGSKLSLSMRDVDQHSGKDLLPLKKSSEEEAFRTNPQDSKDGPVARTGLSGIRIVEEDDMGSSRRPLKRMSSPERWEAKQLIASGVLSVSEYPTYDDEGDGVMYQEEGAEEELEIEMNEDEPAFLQGQSRYSMDMSPVKIFKNPEGSLGRAAALQSALIKERREVREQQQRTMLDSIPKDLNRPWEDPMPESGERHLAQELRGVGLSAYDMPEWKKDAYGKTITFGQRSKLSIQEQRQSLPIYKLKKELIQAVHDNQVLVVIGETGSGKTTQVTQYLAEAGYTTRGKIGCTQPRRVAAMSVAKRVAEEFGCRLGEEVGYAIRFEDCTGPDTVIKYMTDGMLLREILVDENLSQYSVIMLDEAHERTIHTDVLFGLLKQLVKRRPELRLIVTSATLDAEKFSGYFFNCNIFTIPGRTFPVEILYTKQPESDYLDASLITVLQIHLTEPEGDILLFLTGQEEIDFACQSLYERMKGLGKNVPELIILPVYSALPSEMQSRIFDPAPPGKRKVVVATNIAEASLTIDGIFYVIDPGFAKQNVYNPKQGLDSLVITPISQASAKQRAGRAGRTGPGKCYRLYTESAYRNEMSPTSIPEIQRINLGMTTLSMKAMGINDLLSFDFMDPPSPQALISAMEQLYSLGALDEEGLLTKLGRKMAEFPLDPPLSKMLLASVDLGCSDEILTIIAMIQTGNIFYRPREKQAQADQKRARFFQPEGDHLTLLAVYESWKNKNFSGPWCFENFVQSRSLRRAQDVRKQLLTIMDKYKLDVVSAGKNFTKIRKAITAGFFFHAARKDPQEGYRTLVENQPVYIHPSSALFQRQPDWVIYHELVMTTKEYMREVTVIDPKWLVELAPRFFKVADPTKMSKRKRQERIEPLYDRYHEPNSWRLSKRRA; this is translated from the exons ATGGGTTCCGATATTCCACAAGATGGATTGAAGAAACTGGAGTATCTTTCACTCGTATCCAAAGTATGCACCGAGTTAGAATCTCACACCGGCACCGGCGACAAAGTTCTCGCCGAATTCATCACCGATTTAGGTCACTCTTCCAACTCCGTCGAAGAATTCGACGCTAAATTGAAAGAAAACGGTGCTGAAATGCCCGATTATTTTGTCAGAACGCTTCTCACTATAATTCATGCGATTCTTCCTCCAAAACCTAAGAAGCAGAGAGAAAATCTGAAAGAGAATGCCAATTCGAACACGAAGTTTAAGGCTTTGGCGATTTCAGATGATAGGGGTCGTGCTGAGAAGCTGAGAGAAGAGATTGAAATTGAAGCTAGAGAGAAACAGAAGCCACCAATGGAAGATGATGATGGTTATAGAGATAGGGATAGAAGAGATAGACATAGAGATAGATATGATAGAAGGGGGAatgatagagatagagataggcGTGAAAGAGATGATAAAAGGGGGAGTGATAGAGATCGTGGTGATAGGCGCGATAGAGATGATACAAGAGGCAATGCTAGAGATAGAGATAGGTATGAAAAAGATGATAAAAGAAGAGATGATAGGGATAGGGATCGATATGAAAGAGATGATAAAAGGGGGAATGATAGAGATAGGGATAGGGATAGGGATTGGTATGAGAGACGAAGGAGAGATGAGTATGAGGAGGACGAAGGTGGGAGGGAGGAGAATGGTGGTGATGAGAAAGGGAGGGGAGGAAGAGATACGAGGCGTGGTGGTGGTTCTGGTGAGCCGGAGTTGTATATGGTTTATAAAGGAAGAATTTCAAGGGTGATGGATACGGGGTGTTTTGTTTCGTTGGATGAGTTTAGAGGGAAAGAGGGCTTGGTTCATGTTTCTCAGATGGCTACTAGGAAGATTGCGAATGCTAAGGAGGTTGTTAAGAGGGATCAACAGGTTTATGTGAAGGTGATATCAGTTTCTGGGTCGAAGTTGAGTTTGTCTATGAGGGATGTTGATCAGCATAGTGGGAAGGATTTACTTCCGTTGAAGAAGAGTTCGGAGGAGGAGGCTTTTAGGACGAATCCACAAGATTCAAAGGATGGGCCGGTGGCGAGAACTGGGCTTTCTGGGATTAGGATTGTGGAGGAGGATGATATGGGTTCTTCGCGTAGGCCGTTGAAGAGAATGAGCTCTCCTGAGAGATGGGAAGCGAAACAGTTGATTGCTTCAGGGGTTTTGAGTGTTTCAGAGTATCCGACTTATGATGACGAGGGAGATGGAGTGATGTACCAAGAAGAAGGTGCTGAGGAAGAGCTTGAGATTGAGATGAATGAAGATGAGCCCGCTTTTTTGCAAGGGCAGAGCAGATACTCGATGGATATGTCTCCTGTTAAGATCTTTAAGAATCCTGAAGGTTCTCTAGGCCGTGCTGCTGCACTACAGTCCGCCCTTATAAAGGAGAGAAGGGAAGTACGAGAACAGCAGCAGCGTACCATGCTTGATTCTATTCCAAAGGATCTCAATCGTCCTTGGGAAGATCCTATGCCAGAGTCAGGTGAAAGGCATCTTGCTCAGGAGTTGAGGGGTGTTGGTTTATCGGCCTATGATATGCCTGAATGGAAGAAGGATGCCTATGGGAAAACCATTACTTTTGGGCAAAGGTCGAAGCTTTCTATTCAAGAACAGAGGCAGAGTTTGCCAATTTACAAGTTAAAAAAAGAGTTGATTCAGGCTGTCCATGATAATCAGGTCTTGGTTGTGATTGGTGAAACCGGTTCGGGTAAGACTACTCAGGTCACACAGTATCTTGCTGAAGCGGGTTACACCACCAGAGGTAAAATTGGATGTACTCAACCCCGTAGGGTGGCTGCAATGTCAGTTGCAAAGAGAGTTGCCGAAGAGTTTGGGTGTAGATTAGGAGAGGAAGTTGGTTATGCCATTCGATTTGAGGATTGCACTGGGCCTGATACTGTAATCAAGTACATGACCGATGGTATGCTTCTTAGAGAAATATTGGTTGATGAGAATCTGTCGCAGTATTCTGTTATAATGCTTGATGAAGCCCATGAGAGAACTATTCATACGGATGTTCTTTTCGGACTACTGAAGCAGCTGGTGAAGCGTAGACCCGAGTTGCGATTGATTGTCACATCAGCTACTCTTGATGCTGAAAAGTTTTCAGGATATTTCTTTAACTGTAACATCTTCACAATTCCTGGAAGAACTTTTCCTGTGGAGATACTTTATACTAAACAGCCAGAAAGCGATTACTTGGATGCATCTTTGATCACTGTCCTACAGATTCATTTGACAGAACCTGAAGGAGACATTCTTCTCTTCTTAACTGGTCAGGAGGAGATTGATTTTGCTTGCCAGTCTCTCTATGAGCGAATGAAAGGATTAGGTAAGAATGTCCCAGAGCTGATCATTTTACCTGTTTATAGTGCCCTTCCTAGTGAAATGCAATCTAGGATATTCGATCCTGCTCCTCCCGGGAAACGGAAAGTGGTTGTGGCTACAAACATTGCCGAGGCATCTTTGACTATTGACggaatattttatgttattgatcCGGGGTTTGCTAAGCAAAATGTTTATAACCCGAAGCAAGGTCTTGATTCCTTGGTGATAACTCCGATATCACAAGCGTCTGCCAAACAAAGAGCTGGACGTGCAGGGCGTACTGGACCTGGAAAGTGTTATCGCCTCTATACCGAGAGTGCATATAGAAATGAAATGTCTCCTACTTCTATTCCAGAGATTCAAAGGATAAATTTAGGCATGACAACTCTTAGCATGAAAGCCATGGGCATAAATGATCTTCTGTCATTTGATTTTATGGATCCACCATCACCTCAAGCACTTATTTCCGCCATGGAGCAGCTTTACAGTCTTGGAGCTTTGGATGAAGAGGGTCTTCTAACCAAATTGGGGAGGAAAATGGCTGAGTTTCCTTTGGATCCGCCACTGTCCAAGATGTTGCTTGCCAGTGTAGATCTTGGGTGCAGTGATGAGATTCTGACCATAATTGCCATGATCCAGACTGGCAATATATTTTACAGGCCCAGGGAGAAACAAGCCCAAGCAGATCAGAAAAGGGCAAGGTTTTTCCAGCCAGAGGGTGACCATCTTACGCTTCTTGCTGTTTATGAATcctggaaaaataaaaacttttctGGACCTTGGTGTTTTGAGAACTTTGTTCAATCTCGATCGTTGAGAAGAGCGCAGGATGTAAGGAAACAACTTCTCACCATCATGGATAA GTACAAATTGGATGTTGTGAGCGCTGGAAAAAACTTCACAAAGATTAGGAAGGCTATCACTGCAGGGTTCTTTTTTCATGCAGCAAGAAAGGACCCCCAGGAAGGTTACAGAACACTAGTTGAGAATCAGCCTGTGTATATCCATCCAAGTTCAGCTTTGTTCCAGAGGCAACCAGACTGGGTCATATACCACGAGCTTGTAATGACAACAAAGGAATATATGCGCGAAGTCACAGTCATAGACCCCAAATGGCTTGTTGAATTGGCTCCAAGATTCTTCAAAGTTGCCGATCCCACAAAGATGAGCAAACGGAAGCGTCAAGAGCGTATTGAACCACTTTATGATAGATACCACGAGCCAAACTCATGGCGTTTGAGTAAACGCCGTGCATGA